One window of the Natrinema sp. CBA1119 genome contains the following:
- a CDS encoding glutaredoxin domain-containing protein: protein MADITMYELPGCPFCAKVRSKLDDLELEYDTIEVPRSHADRTEVEDVSGQTGVPVIVDEANGVDGMSESDDIVAYLEKTYGNGAT from the coding sequence ATGGCAGACATCACGATGTACGAGCTTCCCGGCTGTCCGTTCTGTGCAAAGGTCCGATCAAAGCTCGACGACCTCGAACTCGAGTACGATACCATCGAGGTGCCGCGCTCGCACGCCGACCGCACCGAAGTCGAGGACGTCAGCGGACAGACCGGCGTCCCCGTCATCGTCGACGAAGCGAACGGCGTCGACGGGATGAGCGAGAGCGACGATATCGTCGCGTACCTCGAGAAAACGTACGGAAACGGCGCAACCTGA
- a CDS encoding transcriptional regulator → MSRSALVGNVTAMLEDAGFMVSDRCAIRPKSFDIAARRGEDLVLVKILANIDAFNRATGQEMRRLGTYLNATPLVIGLRSRDEDLKPDVVYFRHGVPVFSPDTAYNLFIEEVPPLIYAAPGGLYVNIDGDLLADEREDRDWSLGQLASELGVSRRTVSKYEDGMNASVEVAMTLEEMFDAPLTSPVDVLEGADDVHESEATPDDPDADPDDEQVVAVLTRAGYSVHPTARSPFTAVSEDEDDSDIVLTGHSKFTKAAEKRARIMSSIGQVTRTQSVYVVDRAKQESVDGTALVERDELATFRNTDELRDVIRERSEYEEAA, encoded by the coding sequence ATGTCCCGCTCCGCACTTGTCGGTAACGTGACCGCGATGTTAGAGGACGCGGGATTCATGGTGAGTGATCGGTGTGCGATCCGACCGAAGAGTTTCGATATCGCCGCACGACGCGGTGAGGACCTCGTCCTCGTCAAGATTCTCGCGAACATCGACGCGTTCAACCGCGCGACCGGTCAGGAGATGCGACGCCTGGGAACCTACCTCAATGCGACGCCCCTGGTCATCGGCCTGCGCAGCCGCGACGAAGATCTGAAACCCGACGTCGTCTACTTCCGACACGGCGTCCCCGTCTTCAGCCCCGATACGGCGTATAACCTGTTCATCGAGGAAGTCCCGCCGCTGATTTACGCCGCCCCCGGCGGCCTCTATGTCAATATCGACGGCGACCTGCTGGCCGACGAGCGCGAGGACCGCGACTGGAGCCTCGGCCAACTCGCCAGCGAACTCGGCGTCTCCCGGCGGACAGTCTCGAAGTACGAGGACGGCATGAACGCCTCCGTCGAGGTCGCGATGACGCTCGAGGAGATGTTCGATGCCCCGCTTACGAGCCCCGTCGACGTCCTCGAGGGGGCCGACGACGTCCACGAGAGCGAGGCGACGCCGGACGATCCCGACGCGGATCCGGACGACGAACAGGTGGTCGCCGTCCTCACGCGGGCCGGCTACAGCGTCCATCCGACGGCACGGTCGCCGTTTACGGCCGTCAGCGAGGACGAGGACGACAGCGACATCGTGCTGACCGGCCACTCAAAGTTCACGAAGGCCGCGGAGAAACGCGCCCGGATCATGAGTTCGATCGGCCAAGTTACGCGCACGCAATCGGTCTACGTCGTCGACCGAGCGAAACAGGAGTCCGTCGACGGCACTGCTCTGGTCGAGCGTGACGAACTCGCGACGTTCCGGAACACCGACGAACTCCGGGACGTCATTCGAGAGCGCTCCGAGTACGAAGAAGCGGCCTGA
- a CDS encoding TrkA family potassium uptake protein, which yields MRFVIVGYGRVGSRTATILAEEGHEVRIVDDNTDRIERATTDGFETVHGDGADEDVLVDAGIETADAIGAFTPDLNANFAACMVGTHHGCRTVLRIDEDYREDIYEKYAEEVDEIIYPERLGAAGAKTALLGGDFNVVADLAENLQLTVLEIRDGSPAVGKRMSELELPETARIYAHGRAREPLTIPLPGTELEAGDEVAVITDADRAEEVRSTLSPANA from the coding sequence ATGAGGTTTGTCATCGTGGGTTACGGTCGGGTCGGTTCGCGGACGGCGACGATCCTCGCGGAGGAGGGTCACGAGGTCCGCATCGTCGACGACAACACGGACCGGATCGAACGCGCCACCACCGACGGGTTCGAGACGGTACACGGCGACGGAGCTGACGAAGACGTCCTCGTCGACGCCGGGATCGAAACCGCGGATGCGATCGGCGCGTTCACGCCCGATCTCAACGCTAACTTCGCCGCGTGTATGGTCGGGACTCACCACGGCTGTCGGACCGTTCTCCGGATCGACGAGGACTACCGCGAGGACATCTACGAGAAGTACGCCGAGGAGGTCGACGAGATTATCTACCCCGAACGGCTCGGTGCTGCGGGCGCGAAGACCGCCCTGCTGGGCGGTGACTTTAACGTTGTCGCCGATCTCGCCGAGAACCTCCAGTTGACCGTCCTCGAGATTCGGGACGGATCGCCGGCGGTCGGCAAACGAATGAGCGAACTCGAGTTGCCCGAAACCGCACGGATCTACGCCCACGGTCGCGCTCGGGAACCGCTGACGATCCCGCTCCCGGGGACCGAACTCGAGGCCGGAGACGAGGTTGCGGTCATCACCGACGCGGATCGCGCCGAAGAGGTTCGGTCGACGTTATCGCCCGCAAACGCCTAA
- a CDS encoding NAD-dependent epimerase/dehydratase family protein — protein sequence MRWPVTADEGMSIRDAMARIDRSGSGGIVVVDEENRLVGTATNDRLRRKLRSGIALETPLSAVVDDDPTVLDADETSRRIGGLPSSKTEADRNGSAASGDRPDATAGDRTGTATTGDRIGFAMERNRTGSSVVPVVDGDGGVDVAAVADDDRPHDGGIDPTAVQTVLVVGGAGYLGSVLCRQLLDDGFDVRVLDPLLYGDSGIADLLELDRFSVIRGDARSVETVVDAVAGVDAVVHLGGIVGDPASELDPQKTLEYNYHSTQLLASLCKYYQINRFLFASSCSVYGRAEADHGRCTEDAPLNPVSLYARLKIQSEQVLRSFADGNFSPTILRMATIYGRSPRMRFDLVGNVLPAKAYHEGVIPVFGGDQYRPNVHVDDAARAYVDCLTAPIEDVGDTVFNVGSTLQNYRIDELATIVSDCFPDATIEYHDDRTDDRSYRVAFDRIADALGYGADVTVRDHCQELRAAFESGEFTDYTADRYNNCASLEGLDEFERTTAVPDHHEPPTQETLPSTGV from the coding sequence GGCCAGTCACAGCAGACGAAGGGATGTCGATCCGCGACGCGATGGCCCGGATCGATCGCTCCGGATCGGGAGGTATCGTCGTCGTCGACGAGGAGAATCGGCTCGTCGGGACCGCGACGAACGACCGTCTCAGACGGAAACTTCGTTCGGGGATCGCACTGGAGACGCCGCTGTCGGCCGTCGTTGACGACGATCCGACCGTCCTCGATGCGGACGAAACGAGTCGTCGGATCGGCGGACTGCCGAGTTCGAAGACTGAGGCCGATCGAAACGGGTCCGCGGCGAGTGGGGATCGACCCGACGCGACGGCGGGGGATCGGACCGGCACTGCAACGACGGGAGACCGGATCGGATTCGCGATGGAACGTAACCGGACCGGCTCCAGCGTGGTCCCGGTCGTCGACGGGGACGGCGGCGTCGACGTGGCCGCGGTGGCCGACGACGACCGACCGCACGATGGGGGAATCGATCCGACTGCCGTCCAGACGGTCCTCGTGGTCGGCGGTGCGGGGTATCTGGGATCCGTTCTCTGCCGCCAACTGCTCGACGACGGGTTCGACGTCCGCGTGCTCGATCCGCTGTTGTACGGTGATTCCGGAATCGCCGACCTCCTCGAGCTCGATCGATTCTCGGTGATCCGGGGCGACGCCCGATCGGTCGAGACGGTCGTCGACGCGGTCGCGGGAGTGGACGCCGTCGTCCACCTCGGCGGCATCGTCGGCGACCCCGCCTCCGAACTCGATCCGCAGAAGACCCTCGAGTACAACTATCACTCGACGCAGTTGCTGGCGTCGCTGTGCAAGTACTATCAGATCAATCGCTTCCTGTTCGCGTCCTCCTGTAGCGTCTACGGGCGGGCCGAAGCCGACCACGGGCGCTGCACCGAAGACGCGCCGCTCAACCCCGTCTCGCTGTACGCCCGGTTGAAGATCCAGTCCGAACAAGTACTTCGTTCCTTCGCCGATGGGAACTTCTCGCCGACGATTCTCCGGATGGCGACGATCTACGGTCGCTCGCCCAGAATGCGATTCGATCTCGTCGGGAACGTGCTGCCCGCCAAGGCCTACCACGAGGGAGTCATTCCCGTCTTCGGCGGCGATCAGTATCGGCCGAACGTCCACGTCGACGACGCCGCACGCGCCTACGTCGATTGCCTGACTGCGCCCATCGAGGACGTCGGGGATACCGTCTTCAACGTCGGGTCGACGCTACAGAATTACCGGATCGACGAACTCGCGACGATCGTCTCCGACTGCTTCCCCGACGCCACAATCGAGTATCACGACGATCGGACGGACGACCGAAGTTACCGGGTCGCCTTCGATCGGATCGCCGACGCGCTCGGCTACGGGGCCGACGTGACCGTCCGCGATCACTGTCAGGAGCTCCGAGCCGCGTTCGAATCCGGCGAGTTCACCGACTACACCGCCGATCGCTACAACAACTGTGCGTCCCTCGAGGGGCTCGACGAGTTCGAACGGACGACGGCGGTTCCCGACCACCACGAGCCGCCCACGCAGGAGACGCTGCCCTCTACTGGCGTGTGA
- a CDS encoding NCS2 family permease yields the protein MGAFETLATYFGFDEHDTDLGTETVAGITTFLAMSYIIVVNPLILSEAIALEGYDAGEVQQMIAVATILASAVAIFVMAFWANRPFGLAPGMGLNAFFAFTVVIGLGVPWQVALAAVFVEGIIFIALTAVGARKYIIELFPEPVKFAVGAGIGVYLLFLGLQEMQIVVDHPDTLVTLGNVATSAVAALSVVGLALMLILHARGIRGSIVIGILATAVAGWVLTVADVVSPGTLVPAATYDQISSDGILSLIANVQYDFTPLAAGFVDGLGMITDDPLVFTLVVFTFFFVDFFDTAGTLIGVSQIGGFLDEDGDLPEIEKPLMADAIGTTLGAMVGTSTVTTYIESSTGVEEGGRTGFTALVVGLLFVLSLLIVPLIGAIPQYASYLALVVVGIIMLQGVTDIDWQDPAWAISAGLTITVMPLTASISNGLAAGIISYPLVKAATGETEDISVGQWILAVAFILYFAVFFAVDAGMVSF from the coding sequence ATGGGGGCATTCGAGACACTCGCGACGTACTTCGGGTTCGACGAACACGATACCGACCTCGGGACGGAAACGGTCGCGGGAATAACGACGTTCCTCGCGATGTCGTACATCATCGTCGTCAATCCGCTCATTCTCAGCGAGGCGATCGCACTCGAGGGCTACGATGCCGGCGAAGTCCAACAGATGATCGCCGTCGCGACGATCCTCGCGTCGGCGGTCGCCATCTTTGTCATGGCGTTCTGGGCCAACAGACCGTTCGGCCTCGCGCCCGGGATGGGGCTGAACGCGTTCTTCGCGTTCACGGTCGTCATCGGCCTCGGGGTCCCGTGGCAGGTCGCGCTCGCGGCCGTTTTCGTGGAAGGGATTATCTTCATCGCGCTGACGGCGGTCGGCGCGCGGAAGTACATCATCGAACTGTTCCCGGAACCCGTCAAATTCGCGGTCGGGGCCGGGATCGGCGTCTACCTGCTCTTTCTGGGACTTCAGGAGATGCAGATCGTCGTGGACCATCCGGACACGCTCGTTACGCTGGGTAACGTCGCGACGAGCGCGGTCGCAGCGCTTTCGGTCGTCGGCCTCGCGCTGATGCTTATCCTTCACGCTCGCGGGATTCGAGGATCGATCGTCATCGGAATCCTCGCCACTGCCGTCGCTGGATGGGTACTGACCGTCGCCGACGTCGTCTCCCCGGGAACGCTCGTTCCCGCCGCTACCTACGATCAGATTTCCAGTGACGGGATCCTAAGCCTGATCGCGAACGTCCAGTACGACTTCACGCCGCTGGCCGCCGGCTTCGTCGACGGCCTCGGGATGATCACCGACGACCCGCTCGTGTTCACGCTGGTCGTCTTCACGTTCTTCTTCGTCGACTTCTTCGACACGGCCGGGACCCTCATCGGTGTCTCGCAGATCGGCGGATTCCTCGACGAGGACGGTGACCTCCCTGAAATCGAGAAGCCGCTGATGGCCGACGCGATCGGCACCACCCTCGGCGCGATGGTCGGAACGTCCACGGTGACGACGTACATCGAATCGTCGACCGGCGTCGAGGAGGGTGGGCGAACCGGCTTCACCGCTCTCGTCGTCGGCCTCCTCTTCGTGCTCTCCCTGCTCATCGTGCCGCTGATCGGTGCCATCCCACAGTACGCATCGTACCTCGCGCTGGTCGTCGTCGGCATCATCATGCTGCAGGGTGTCACCGACATCGACTGGCAGGATCCGGCCTGGGCGATCTCCGCCGGGCTGACGATCACAGTCATGCCGCTAACCGCGTCTATCTCGAACGGACTCGCCGCTGGGATCATCAGCTACCCGCTCGTCAAAGCCGCGACGGGTGAAACCGAAGACATCTCCGTCGGACAGTGGATACTCGCCGTCGCGTTCATCCTCTATTTCGCCGTCTTCTTCGCCGTCGACGCCGGAATGGTCTCGTTCTAG
- a CDS encoding VOC family protein codes for MDGTLDHTMIRVADLEESLEWYQTHLEYEEKDRFEGDDFTIVYLGPEDVHEDGAMLEITHNDGEEPEVGDAWGHIAVRVPEGELEDYYQQLLDEGVEDYRDPESCGGSYAFVKDPDGHEIEIVQRDPDEGALWSLDHTMIRVEDADEALGFWTRKFEYDEVGRWESDTFANYFVEPEDAAPEAMSVELTYNYDGRSYEMGDAWGHLCLRIDDLEEDWERLMTREAADYRDPESCDNMYAFTKDQDGHEIELIERDLEADSLFPF; via the coding sequence ATGGACGGAACGCTCGATCACACGATGATCCGCGTCGCTGACCTCGAGGAATCGCTCGAGTGGTATCAGACCCATCTCGAGTACGAGGAGAAGGATCGCTTCGAGGGCGACGACTTCACCATCGTCTACCTCGGGCCGGAAGACGTGCACGAGGACGGGGCGATGCTCGAGATTACACACAACGACGGCGAGGAGCCCGAGGTCGGTGACGCCTGGGGCCACATCGCGGTCCGGGTTCCGGAGGGCGAACTCGAGGACTACTACCAGCAGCTGCTGGACGAGGGCGTCGAGGACTACCGCGACCCCGAGTCCTGCGGTGGGAGCTACGCCTTCGTCAAAGACCCCGACGGCCACGAGATCGAGATCGTCCAGCGCGACCCCGACGAGGGCGCGCTGTGGTCGCTCGATCACACCATGATCCGCGTCGAGGACGCCGACGAGGCGCTGGGCTTCTGGACCCGAAAGTTCGAGTACGACGAGGTCGGCCGCTGGGAGTCCGACACCTTCGCGAACTACTTCGTCGAACCCGAAGACGCCGCCCCCGAGGCGATGTCCGTCGAACTCACCTACAACTACGACGGCCGCAGCTACGAGATGGGCGACGCCTGGGGCCACCTCTGTCTCCGCATCGACGACCTCGAGGAGGACTGGGAGCGGCTCATGACGCGGGAAGCCGCGGACTACCGCGATCCCGAGAGCTGCGATAACATGTACGCGTTCACGAAAGACCAGGACGGACACGAAATCGAACTCATCGAGCGCGACCTCGAGGCCGACTCGCTGTTCCCGTTCTAG
- a CDS encoding Na+/H+ antiporter NhaC family protein, giving the protein MVDFGWLSQLIESGALSLVPPVLAIVLAIVTRRPMLSLFLGIWSGAIIHTEGLGIAQTFDWIVSAIIVDDGFHVQILLFTLLLGSGVALIWRLGGAIAVRQWATEHLESQRAVGLTTWGLGLAMFFDDYANTAIVGSTMREISDELRVSREKLAYIVDSTAAPVATLGISSWVAFQLSLISSAYEDMGVADEAPTAFATFVGSIPYNTYALLAIVMVGIVVYTGRDYGEMLDAEHRSRTTGAVNREGAQPLQKVEEDLGVPIDDRPMLRTFFAPVVVLIAVTLGGAFWTGYQSWLSSQAEAGAPTAVGAAVDDTGLTQVLIDIVGAGDFATALIWGSFAMVASAIAIGLAYGLFDIGDGVDTVIDGFGIMLTAVTILVLAWTISSVAETLGTGEFVASVAEPYITAELLPVLVLFVAAFVAFTMGSSWATMGLVTPIAIQVAYEFGTGFELVPVAVGAVFSGAIFGDHASPISDTTVLSATFSGADLIDHVRTQLPYALTVFGVVVGCYLLNGYLGVPPIVFLPLGVVALVGLVVGLSRLDADRKGLEPVPTNPAADLAERDAEVDADSTERSG; this is encoded by the coding sequence ATGGTTGATTTCGGGTGGCTCTCGCAGCTGATTGAGTCCGGGGCGCTCTCACTCGTGCCGCCGGTGCTCGCGATCGTCCTCGCGATCGTAACCCGTCGGCCGATGCTCTCCCTGTTTCTGGGCATCTGGTCGGGGGCGATCATCCACACCGAGGGCCTCGGCATCGCACAGACCTTCGACTGGATCGTCAGCGCGATCATCGTCGACGACGGCTTTCACGTCCAGATTCTCCTCTTTACGCTGCTGCTGGGCTCCGGCGTCGCGCTCATCTGGCGGCTCGGTGGCGCGATCGCCGTCCGCCAGTGGGCGACCGAACACCTCGAGTCCCAGCGGGCCGTCGGGCTGACCACGTGGGGCCTGGGACTCGCCATGTTCTTCGACGACTACGCCAACACGGCCATTGTCGGGAGTACGATGCGCGAGATATCCGACGAGTTGCGGGTCTCCCGCGAGAAGCTCGCGTACATCGTCGACTCGACGGCCGCGCCCGTCGCGACGCTTGGCATCTCGAGTTGGGTCGCGTTTCAGCTGTCGCTGATCAGCAGCGCCTACGAGGACATGGGCGTCGCGGACGAGGCACCGACGGCGTTCGCGACGTTCGTGGGCTCGATTCCCTACAACACCTATGCGCTGCTGGCGATCGTCATGGTCGGGATCGTCGTCTACACCGGCCGGGACTACGGCGAGATGCTGGATGCCGAGCATCGGTCACGGACGACGGGGGCGGTCAACCGCGAGGGCGCACAGCCGCTCCAGAAGGTCGAGGAAGATCTGGGGGTGCCGATCGACGACCGGCCGATGCTCCGAACGTTCTTCGCGCCCGTCGTCGTCCTGATCGCAGTGACGCTCGGCGGCGCGTTCTGGACCGGGTACCAGTCGTGGCTCTCGAGCCAGGCCGAGGCGGGAGCGCCGACGGCGGTCGGTGCCGCCGTGGACGACACGGGGCTCACGCAGGTGCTGATCGACATCGTCGGTGCGGGCGACTTCGCGACGGCGCTGATCTGGGGCTCGTTCGCCATGGTCGCTTCGGCGATCGCGATCGGACTGGCCTACGGCCTGTTCGATATCGGCGACGGCGTCGATACTGTCATCGACGGCTTCGGTATCATGCTGACGGCGGTGACGATCCTCGTGCTCGCGTGGACGATCAGCAGCGTCGCGGAGACGCTCGGCACCGGCGAATTCGTCGCGAGCGTCGCCGAACCCTACATCACGGCTGAGTTGCTCCCCGTTCTCGTCCTGTTCGTCGCCGCGTTCGTCGCGTTCACCATGGGGTCGTCCTGGGCGACGATGGGACTCGTGACGCCCATCGCCATCCAGGTCGCCTACGAGTTCGGGACCGGGTTCGAACTCGTACCGGTCGCCGTCGGAGCCGTCTTCTCCGGGGCGATCTTCGGCGATCACGCCTCGCCGATCTCCGACACGACGGTGCTTTCGGCGACGTTCAGCGGCGCTGACCTGATCGATCACGTCCGCACGCAACTGCCCTACGCCCTGACCGTCTTCGGCGTGGTCGTCGGCTGTTACCTGCTCAACGGCTACCTCGGCGTGCCGCCGATCGTCTTCCTGCCCCTGGGGGTCGTCGCTCTCGTCGGACTCGTCGTCGGCCTCTCGAGACTCGACGCCGACCGAAAGGGGCTCGAGCCGGTCCCGACGAACCCGGCCGCCGACCTCGCCGAACGAGACGCCGAGGTCGACGCCGATTCGACCGAGCGGTCCGGCTAG
- a CDS encoding tRNA(Ile)(2)-agmatinylcytidine synthase yields MTVVGIDDTDSRERGMCTTYVAREIADRLQKADSASVSRLLLVRLNPAVEYKTRGNAALAIHTECDSDRAFEIARERLEARSETDDERTNPGLVVAAHDPDEAVPADDVSRFAHAAIRDHLEISDAAALIDRHGYQSWHAGDGRGRIGALAAIGAWTALEEWTDEYIAYREPERWGTPREVNHESVFAAAEWGYPDVWDTVDRDENETVCVPHTPGPILYGIRGDETDAVRAVADRIESEPVATSQRFVTNQGTDVHLQDGAIGDVADGRAYRLEGRVASKPETRRGGHVFVTLESPTDGDVVSDGAANGNAANDGAATDETAGDESANRLACAAFEPTKRFRNRVRALRAGDRITACGEVSDGTLKLEKFAVRDLVRTERVTPICPGCERTMESAGRNQGYRCRDCGTDAAGKANRSLERDLEPGWYEVPPCARRHVAKPLVRGEFDAPTHPER; encoded by the coding sequence ATGACCGTCGTCGGGATCGACGATACCGACTCGCGCGAGCGAGGCATGTGTACGACGTACGTCGCCAGAGAGATCGCAGACCGGCTCCAGAAAGCTGACTCGGCGAGCGTCTCGAGGCTCCTCCTCGTCCGGCTCAATCCCGCCGTCGAGTACAAAACGCGGGGGAACGCCGCGCTCGCGATTCACACCGAATGCGACTCCGACCGCGCCTTCGAGATCGCTCGCGAGCGACTCGAGGCGCGTTCCGAAACCGACGACGAGCGGACGAATCCCGGACTGGTCGTGGCGGCTCACGATCCGGACGAAGCCGTTCCCGCAGACGACGTGAGTCGATTCGCGCACGCGGCGATCCGGGACCACCTCGAGATTTCCGACGCCGCGGCCCTGATCGACCGACACGGCTATCAGTCGTGGCACGCCGGCGACGGCCGCGGGCGGATCGGCGCGCTGGCCGCGATCGGCGCGTGGACGGCACTCGAGGAGTGGACCGACGAGTACATCGCCTACCGCGAACCCGAGCGCTGGGGGACGCCTCGCGAGGTCAACCACGAGAGCGTCTTCGCAGCAGCGGAGTGGGGCTATCCCGACGTGTGGGACACGGTCGACCGCGACGAGAACGAGACCGTCTGTGTCCCCCACACGCCCGGCCCGATCCTGTACGGGATCCGTGGCGACGAGACGGACGCCGTCCGGGCCGTCGCCGACCGAATCGAAAGCGAACCCGTCGCCACCAGCCAGCGCTTCGTGACCAATCAGGGGACCGACGTTCACCTGCAAGACGGCGCGATCGGAGACGTCGCGGACGGTCGAGCCTACCGGCTCGAAGGCCGGGTCGCGAGCAAACCCGAGACGCGGCGCGGCGGACACGTATTCGTTACTCTCGAGTCGCCGACCGATGGCGATGTGGTCAGTGACGGTGCGGCCAACGGCAATGCGGCTAACGACGGTGCAGCCACAGACGAGACGGCCGGTGACGAATCGGCGAACCGACTCGCGTGCGCCGCGTTCGAGCCGACGAAGCGCTTTCGGAATCGCGTGCGAGCATTGCGCGCCGGCGACCGGATCACCGCCTGCGGCGAAGTGTCCGACGGAACGCTCAAACTCGAGAAGTTCGCCGTCCGCGACCTCGTACGGACCGAACGGGTCACACCGATCTGTCCCGGCTGCGAGCGAACGATGGAGAGCGCCGGCCGAAATCAGGGCTATCGCTGCCGGGACTGCGGGACTGACGCTGCGGGGAAAGCGAACCGATCGCTCGAGCGCGACCTCGAGCCGGGGTGGTACGAGGTGCCGCCGTGTGCACGCCGACACGTCGCGAAGCCGCTCGTCCGCGGCGAATTCGACGCGCCGACGCATCCGGAGCGGTAG
- a CDS encoding GTP-binding protein produces MGLEDEIEEIEDEIANTPYNKSTEAHIGRLKSKLAEKKEKLETQQSGSGGGGGYSVEKHGDATVALVGFPSVGKSSLLNSLTNAESETGSYEFTTLDVNPGMLNHRGANIQMLDVPGLIEGAAAGKGGGQQVLAVVRNADLIIYMLSVFEIEQYDRLQEELYDINIRVDQEPPQVTVRPKIKDGIKITSSTDQDLDEETIKQVIREHGYVNAVVNLQENVSIDRLVDGLMENREYIPSITCVNKVDLIDPGYKETVDEELRQRDLDPEEVTFISAEEEKGLDVLKDRIWERLGLIRVYMEKPGRGIDWEEPLVVQRGTTVGEAIEKLGGEMEERFRFARVTGPSAAHDQQQVGKDHVLEDEDVLKLILRR; encoded by the coding sequence ATGGGGCTCGAGGATGAAATCGAGGAAATCGAGGACGAAATAGCCAATACGCCCTACAACAAGTCGACGGAGGCCCACATCGGCCGGCTGAAGTCGAAGCTCGCGGAGAAGAAAGAGAAACTCGAGACGCAGCAGTCCGGATCGGGCGGTGGCGGCGGGTATTCCGTCGAAAAACACGGCGACGCGACGGTCGCGCTGGTGGGGTTCCCGAGTGTCGGCAAGTCGTCGCTGCTGAACTCGCTGACCAACGCCGAGAGCGAAACCGGCTCCTACGAGTTCACGACGCTGGACGTCAACCCGGGGATGCTCAACCACCGCGGCGCGAACATTCAAATGCTCGACGTGCCGGGGCTGATCGAGGGCGCGGCGGCGGGCAAAGGCGGCGGTCAGCAGGTGCTGGCGGTCGTCCGCAACGCCGACCTCATCATCTACATGCTCTCGGTGTTCGAGATCGAGCAGTACGACCGGCTCCAGGAAGAGCTCTACGACATCAACATCCGCGTCGATCAGGAGCCCCCGCAGGTCACGGTCCGGCCGAAGATCAAAGACGGTATCAAGATCACCTCGAGCACCGACCAGGACCTGGACGAAGAGACGATCAAGCAGGTCATCCGCGAGCACGGCTACGTCAACGCCGTCGTCAACCTGCAAGAGAACGTCTCCATCGACCGGCTGGTCGACGGGCTGATGGAGAATCGGGAGTACATCCCCTCGATCACCTGCGTCAACAAGGTCGATCTGATCGATCCCGGCTACAAGGAGACGGTCGACGAGGAGCTACGTCAGCGCGACTTAGACCCCGAGGAGGTGACCTTTATCAGCGCCGAGGAGGAGAAGGGCCTCGACGTGCTCAAGGATCGGATCTGGGAGCGACTCGGCCTCATTCGGGTCTACATGGAGAAGCCCGGCCGCGGCATCGACTGGGAGGAACCGCTCGTGGTCCAGCGGGGAACAACCGTCGGCGAGGCCATCGAGAAACTCGGCGGCGAGATGGAAGAGCGGTTCCGCTTCGCCCGGGTCACCGGCCCCAGCGCGGCCCACGATCAACAGCAGGTCGGGAAAGATCACGTCCTCGAGGACGAGGACGTGCTGAAGCTGATTCTGCGTCGGTAA